A genomic window from Flavobacterium phycosphaerae includes:
- the paaA gene encoding 1,2-phenylacetyl-CoA epoxidase subunit PaaA — MSEKEIKNLEEIFEARIARDEKIEPKDWMPEKYRLTHIRQISQHAHSEIVGMLPEANWITRAPSLRRKVALLAKIQDEGGHGLYLYSAAETLGISREQLYEQLHTGVAKYSSIFNYPTVTWADMGAVGWLVDGAAIINQVALMGTSYGPYSRAMVRICKEESFHQRQGYEILLTLCNGTPEQKAMAQDALNRWWWPSLMMFGPIDAESPNTEQSVKWKLKRKTNDELRQQFIDQTVPQANILGLTIPDDKLKWNEEKKRYDWGDIDWKEFWQVVKGHGPCNKQRLAARKDAWDNGAWVRDAAMAYAEKQANQEEKKAI; from the coding sequence ATGTCAGAGAAAGAAATTAAAAACCTGGAAGAAATTTTCGAAGCCCGCATCGCCCGCGATGAAAAAATCGAACCCAAAGACTGGATGCCGGAAAAATACCGATTGACACACATCCGTCAAATTTCACAACATGCTCATTCCGAAATTGTCGGCATGCTGCCTGAAGCCAATTGGATAACCAGAGCTCCTTCCTTGAGAAGAAAAGTAGCCCTCTTAGCCAAAATTCAAGACGAAGGCGGACACGGTTTGTACCTTTACAGCGCCGCCGAAACCCTCGGAATCTCAAGAGAACAATTATACGAACAACTACACACCGGGGTGGCAAAATATTCCAGTATTTTCAATTACCCAACGGTAACTTGGGCCGATATGGGTGCTGTAGGTTGGTTGGTTGATGGCGCCGCGATTATCAATCAGGTAGCGTTAATGGGAACCTCTTACGGACCTTATTCTCGCGCTATGGTTCGCATCTGTAAAGAAGAAAGTTTTCACCAACGTCAAGGCTACGAAATTCTGTTAACGCTTTGCAACGGAACTCCCGAACAAAAAGCCATGGCTCAGGATGCTTTAAACCGCTGGTGGTGGCCGTCTTTAATGATGTTTGGTCCTATTGATGCCGAATCTCCAAACACCGAGCAATCGGTAAAATGGAAATTAAAACGTAAAACGAACGATGAGTTGCGTCAACAATTCATTGACCAAACCGTACCGCAAGCCAATATCTTAGGACTAACCATACCCGATGATAAACTAAAATGGAATGAGGAAAAGAAACGTTACGATTGGGGCGATATCGATTGGAAAGAGTTTTGGCAGGTGGTAAAAGGACACGGACCCTGCAACAAACAGCGTTTAGCTGCAAGGAAAGACGCTTGGGATAATGGGGCTTGGGTTAGAGATGCCGCTATGGCTTACGCCGAAAAACAAGCAAATCAAGAAGAAAAGAAAGCAATATAA
- the paaB gene encoding 1,2-phenylacetyl-CoA epoxidase subunit PaaB produces the protein MMKNWPLWEVFIRSKNGLEHRHCGSLHASDATMALENARDVYTRRMEGVSIWVVPSNQITASNPENNGETFEPAMDKAYRHPTFYELPDELKHM, from the coding sequence ATTATGAAAAACTGGCCACTTTGGGAAGTATTTATAAGAAGTAAAAACGGATTAGAGCACCGTCACTGCGGTTCGCTTCACGCCAGCGATGCCACTATGGCACTGGAAAATGCCCGTGATGTATATACCCGTCGCATGGAAGGGGTAAGTATTTGGGTGGTACCATCCAATCAAATCACCGCTTCCAATCCGGAAAACAACGGAGAAACATTTGAACCGGCCATGGACAAAGCCTATCGTCATCCAACTTTTTACGAACTGCCTGACGAACTAAAACACATGTAA
- the paaC gene encoding 1,2-phenylacetyl-CoA epoxidase subunit PaaC: MKEKLIQYIYGIADNSLILGQRLGELCGHGPSLETDIALTNISLDLLGQVRSYYQYVAKLQGGEATEDTVAFLRIEREYKNVLLVEQPNIDFGYSIAKQFLFDVFHLALLEELQNSKDETLSAIAKKSIKEVLYHTRFSSDWIRRLGDGTEESHNRIQTAINDLWIFTDELFHQTEVDKAMVAEEIGVDVTLLKANYYQKVNAVLEESTLQVPAIEYFQKGGKEGIHSEHMGYLLADLQYMQRTYPNMTW; the protein is encoded by the coding sequence ATGAAAGAAAAACTGATTCAATACATTTACGGAATTGCAGATAACTCCCTGATTTTAGGGCAGCGTTTGGGGGAGTTGTGCGGCCATGGTCCCAGCTTGGAAACCGATATTGCTTTGACTAATATTTCTCTCGATTTATTGGGACAAGTCAGAAGTTATTACCAGTATGTAGCCAAATTGCAAGGCGGCGAAGCTACCGAAGATACTGTAGCTTTTCTGCGCATTGAAAGAGAGTATAAAAATGTACTTTTAGTCGAACAACCTAATATTGATTTTGGCTACTCCATTGCCAAACAGTTTTTGTTTGATGTCTTCCATTTGGCCTTATTAGAAGAATTGCAAAACAGTAAAGACGAAACACTTTCAGCTATTGCCAAAAAAAGCATCAAAGAAGTTTTGTACCACACCCGTTTCTCTTCCGATTGGATCAGAAGATTAGGCGACGGTACAGAAGAAAGTCACAACCGAATCCAGACCGCTATCAACGATTTATGGATTTTTACCGATGAGCTATTCCACCAAACTGAGGTCGATAAAGCCATGGTTGCTGAAGAAATAGGCGTTGATGTGACCCTTTTAAAAGCCAATTATTATCAAAAAGTAAATGCTGTTTTAGAAGAGTCAACTTTACAAGTGCCGGCGATTGAATATTTTCAAAAAGGAGGAAAAGAAGGAATACACAGTGAACACATGGGGTATTTGTTAGCTGATTTACAATACATGCAACGCACCTATCCCAACATGACTTGGTAA
- the paaD gene encoding 1,2-phenylacetyl-CoA epoxidase subunit PaaD, with the protein MTTAELHIDQSLFEILETVSDPEIPVLSIMEMGVVRSAKIANGLVEVEITPTYSGCPAMDVIGDDIKSAFKAKGYEAKVDLVLSPAWTTDWITPKGRAALEKYGIASPLTAEADKEALLGNKKVVKCPQCGSLNTKVISQFGSTACKALFQCEDCQEPFDYFKCLK; encoded by the coding sequence ATGACAACAGCCGAACTTCATATTGACCAATCATTGTTCGAAATTTTGGAAACGGTTTCCGATCCGGAAATTCCGGTTCTGTCGATTATGGAAATGGGCGTAGTGCGTTCAGCAAAAATAGCAAATGGCCTAGTTGAGGTGGAAATTACACCAACCTACAGCGGTTGCCCAGCCATGGACGTGATTGGAGATGATATCAAAAGCGCCTTCAAAGCAAAAGGTTACGAAGCCAAAGTAGATTTAGTCCTTTCACCGGCTTGGACCACCGATTGGATTACACCTAAAGGCAGAGCGGCCTTAGAAAAATACGGGATTGCTTCCCCGTTAACTGCTGAAGCAGACAAAGAAGCATTATTGGGAAATAAAAAAGTAGTAAAGTGCCCGCAGTGTGGATCATTGAATACAAAAGTAATAAGCCAGTTTGGGTCAACCGCCTGCAAAGCTTTGTTTCAATGTGAAGACTGTCAGGAACCATTTGACTACTTCAAATGTTTAAAATAA
- a CDS encoding enoyl-CoA hydratase-related protein, which produces MSNNSIEIKIDNNIAWIYLNRPDVFNSFNREMALSLQAKLDDCAVDRNVRAIVITGNGKAFCAGQDLKEVTTPELNPGFRKILEEHYNPIIQKIRTIEKPIIAAVNGVAAGAGANIALACDIVVATEHASFIQAFSKIGLVPDSGGTFFLPRLIGFQRASALMMLGDKVSAAQALVMGMIYKEYPTATFEEEVQALAETLAAMPTKAIGLTKRLLNQSINNSLEQQLTLESDLQIEASSSYDYNEGVTAFVEKRKPEFKGE; this is translated from the coding sequence ATGAGCAACAATTCAATTGAAATAAAAATTGATAACAATATCGCGTGGATTTATCTTAACCGCCCCGATGTGTTTAACAGTTTCAATCGTGAAATGGCTTTGTCGTTACAAGCTAAGTTAGACGACTGTGCTGTTGATCGTAATGTTCGCGCCATAGTAATCACCGGAAACGGAAAAGCATTTTGTGCCGGGCAAGACTTAAAAGAAGTCACCACACCGGAATTAAACCCGGGCTTCCGAAAAATCTTGGAAGAACATTATAATCCCATCATTCAAAAAATTAGAACCATTGAAAAGCCAATCATTGCTGCTGTCAATGGAGTAGCTGCAGGAGCAGGAGCCAATATCGCTTTGGCCTGTGATATCGTAGTAGCTACAGAACATGCCAGTTTTATTCAGGCGTTCAGCAAAATTGGTTTGGTGCCGGATAGTGGCGGAACATTTTTTCTGCCAAGATTAATCGGTTTCCAAAGAGCCTCAGCTTTGATGATGTTGGGCGATAAAGTAAGTGCTGCTCAAGCCTTGGTCATGGGAATGATTTACAAAGAATATCCAACGGCCACCTTTGAAGAAGAAGTACAAGCTTTAGCCGAAACTTTAGCTGCCATGCCAACCAAAGCAATTGGTTTGACCAAACGATTATTGAATCAGTCCATTAACAATTCGTTGGAACAACAGTTGACACTAGAAAGCGATTTACAAATTGAAGCCAGTTCATCCTACGATTATAACGAGGGCGTTACTGCTTTTGTAGAAAAGAGAAAACCCGAATTTAAAGGCGAATAG
- a CDS encoding 3-hydroxyacyl-CoA dehydrogenase NAD-binding domain-containing protein, which yields MKVAVIGSGTMGSGIAQVAATAGCDVKIYDTNQEALAKSKTALENTLSKLVEKEKITDSEKFRIISNISYAHALGDLSHSDLVIEAIVENAEIKRKLFSELENYVSPETILASNTSSLSIAFIAASCQKPERVIGIHFFNPAPLMQLVEVIPAVQTSEAVLESTVKTITDWKKVVAVVKDTPGFIVNRLARPFYSESLRIYEEGVADFATIDWALKTIGAFRMGPFELMDFIGNDVNYTVTESVFTSFYFDPRYKPSFTQKRLAEAGFFGRKSGRGFYNYNTELPKPTQDLTLAKSIFDRVIVMLVNEAAEALFLNIASARDIDNAMTKGVNYPKGLLAWADELGIKWCVEKLDELYNEYHEDRYRCSALLRRMSASNKTFF from the coding sequence ATGAAAGTAGCAGTAATAGGTTCGGGAACTATGGGAAGTGGCATTGCGCAAGTAGCGGCCACAGCCGGTTGCGATGTGAAAATTTACGATACCAATCAGGAAGCATTGGCCAAAAGCAAAACTGCTTTAGAAAACACGCTGTCCAAATTGGTGGAAAAAGAAAAAATCACCGACAGCGAAAAATTCCGAATCATCAGTAATATTTCCTATGCTCATGCCTTGGGCGATTTGTCGCATTCGGATTTGGTTATTGAAGCCATTGTGGAAAATGCCGAAATCAAAAGAAAATTATTCTCAGAATTAGAAAACTACGTTTCACCAGAAACGATATTAGCCTCAAATACCTCCTCATTATCAATAGCTTTCATAGCGGCTTCCTGTCAAAAACCGGAACGCGTTATCGGAATTCACTTTTTTAATCCGGCTCCCTTAATGCAATTGGTCGAAGTAATTCCGGCCGTGCAAACCAGCGAAGCCGTATTAGAGTCTACAGTAAAAACAATAACTGATTGGAAGAAAGTAGTAGCCGTAGTAAAAGACACGCCGGGCTTTATCGTAAATCGTTTGGCACGCCCGTTTTACAGCGAAAGTTTGCGAATATACGAAGAAGGCGTAGCTGATTTTGCCACTATCGATTGGGCTTTGAAAACCATCGGTGCTTTCCGCATGGGACCTTTCGAACTTATGGATTTTATTGGAAACGATGTCAATTATACCGTAACCGAAAGTGTGTTTACGTCATTCTATTTCGACCCGAGATACAAACCCTCTTTCACCCAAAAACGTTTAGCAGAAGCTGGTTTCTTCGGAAGAAAATCAGGAAGAGGATTTTATAATTACAATACCGAATTGCCAAAACCTACCCAAGATTTGACTTTGGCCAAAAGCATATTCGACAGAGTTATTGTTATGCTGGTCAACGAAGCGGCCGAAGCTTTATTTTTAAACATCGCCTCAGCCAGAGATATCGACAATGCCATGACCAAAGGAGTAAATTACCCAAAAGGATTACTCGCTTGGGCTGACGAACTCGGAATCAAGTGGTGTGTAGAAAAATTAGACGAATTGTATAACGAATACCACGAAGACCGGTACCGTTGCAGTGCGTTGTTAAGAAGAATGAGCGCCTCCAATAAAACCTTTTTCTAA
- a CDS encoding PaaI family thioesterase, with protein MEGTKIPYKMLSQDAYSQWLGIEILECEIGRCKVGMTVRKEMLNSMYKAHGGITYSLADTAFGFAANTHGRFAVSIETSINHIEAVSEGDYLTAESVIEKVNNKLGFNIIEVKRGNEMVALFKGVVYRTQKEWEE; from the coding sequence ATGGAAGGAACCAAAATCCCATACAAAATGTTAAGCCAAGATGCCTACAGCCAATGGCTGGGTATCGAAATTCTCGAGTGTGAAATCGGGCGTTGCAAAGTAGGCATGACCGTACGAAAAGAAATGCTCAACAGCATGTATAAAGCCCACGGCGGAATTACTTATTCGTTAGCCGACACGGCATTCGGGTTTGCGGCCAACACGCACGGCAGGTTTGCGGTTTCCATCGAAACCTCCATCAACCATATCGAAGCGGTTAGTGAAGGCGATTATTTAACAGCTGAATCCGTCATAGAAAAAGTAAACAACAAATTAGGATTCAATATCATCGAAGTTAAACGCGGTAACGAAATGGTGGCCTTGTTCAAAGGCGTGGTGTATCGCACTCAAAAAGAATGGGAAGAATAG